A genomic region of Elaeis guineensis isolate ETL-2024a chromosome 9, EG11, whole genome shotgun sequence contains the following coding sequences:
- the LOC105051860 gene encoding protein TPLATE isoform X1: MDILIAQIQADLRSNDALRQSGALLQALQQSAAGRDVSAVAKSVCEEIIASPASAVCKKLAFDLLRCTRLTPDLWDTVLSGVRSDLAFPDPDVAAAALSVLSAVPSHLLARLVHDAHREIASCFDSPADSLRLAAADALGCVLARDDIVLLCDASPALLDRVSAWWRRIATAALDRSDAVSRAAFDSLARLFQEFESKRMSRLAGDKLIDTENSLAIRSNWVVAAVDVIWLQRNALMARALVLPIESFRATVFPLVYAAKTVASGAVDIFRKLSKIAPPPDTSSSAEKLVGISDVVSHLLPFLSSLDPPLVFEVGINMLSLADVPGGKPEWASASIIAILTLWDRQEFSSARESIVRAVVTNLHLLDLSMQVSLFKRLLLMVRNLRAESDRMHALACICRTALCVDLFAKESVRRGQKPLPGTDITSLFEDLRIKDDLNSITSKSLFREELVASLVESCFQLSLPLPEQKNSGTESRVIGALAYGTGYGALNWTESALEVVEVCRPCVLWDCDGRTYAIDCYLKLLVRLCHIYDTRGGVKRIKDGASQDQILNETRLRNLQLQLIKDLREVHTPRIAARLIWAMAEHFDLEGLDPLLADDPEDPLNIIISNMHKVLFITDSSASTTNRLQDVQAVLICAQRLGSRHPRAGQLLSKELEDFRNSNLADSVNKHQCRYILQIIKYVTSHPESSIVRWTGVGEATGDYPFSHHKLTVQYSEASAAQDRKLEGLVHKAIHELWRSDPSELSLLLTKGIDSTYHKVPPKTVTLTGSSDPCYVEAYHLADSTDGRITLHLKILNLTELELNRVDIRVGLSGALYFMDASPQAVRQLRSLVSQDPVHSSVTVGVSHFERCALWVQVIYYPFFGSSGTGEYEGDYAEEDAQIMRQKRTLKPELGEPVILRCQPYKIPLTELLLPHKSSPVEFFRLWPSLPAILEYTGAYTYEGSGFKATAAQQYDSSPFLSGLKSLSSKPFHQVCSHFIRTVAGFQICYAAKTWYGGFLGMMIFGASEVSRNVDLGDETTTMMCKFVVRASDASITKQIESDIQGWLDDITDGGVEYMPEDEVKIAAAERLRISMERIALLKAAKPKPQPPKVEEEKVEEEEEKKKENVDENGQPKEPSTLSTLTAEEAEHRALQAAVLQEWHMLCKEKAIKV, from the exons ATGGACATCTTAATCGCCCAGATCCAGGCGGATCTCCGGTCGAACGacgccctccggcagtcgggcgCCCTCCTCCAGGCCCTCCAGCAGTCTGCCGCCGGCCGCGACGTGTCCGCCGTGGCCAAGTCCGTGTGCGAGGAGATCATCGCCTCCCCGGCCTCCGCCGTCTGCAAGAAGCTCGCATTCGACCTCCTCCGCTGCACCCGCCTTACCCCCGACCTCTGGGACACCGTCCTCTCCGGCGTCCGCTCCGACCTCGCCTTCCCAGACCCCGACGTCGCCGCCGCTGCCCTCTCCGTCCTATCGGCCGTGCCCTCCCACCTCCTCGCACGCCTCGTCCACGACGCCCACCGCGAGATCGCCTCCTGCTTTGACTCCCCTGCCGACTCCCTCCGGCTTGCCGCCGCCGACGCCCTCGGATGCGTCCTCGCCCGCGACGACATCGTCCTCCTCTGCGACGCCTCCCCCGCACTCCTTGATCGCGTCTCCGCCTGGTGGCGCCGCATCGCCACCGCCGCCCTCGACCGCTCCGATGCTGTCTCCCGCGCTGCCTTCGACTCCCTCGCCCGCCTCTTCCAGGAGTTTGAATCAAAGCGCATGTCGCGCCTCGCCGGCGACAAGCTCATCGACACCGAGAATTCCCTCGCCATTCGCTCCAACTGGGTCGTCGCCGCCGTCGACGTCATCTGGCTCCAGCGCAATGCGCTCATGGCCCGCGCCCTCGTCCTCCCCATCGAGAGCTTCCGTGCTACTGTCTTCCCCCTCGTCTACGCCGCCAAGACCGTCGCTTCCGGCGCCGTCGACATCTTCCGCAAGCTCTCCAAGATTGCACCCCCGCCTGACACCTCCTCCTCGGCCGAGAAGCTCGTCGGAATCTCTGACGTGGTCTCGCACCTCCTGCCGTTCTTGAGCTCGCTCGATCCGCCACTTGTCTTCGAGGTCGGGATCAACATGCTGTCGCTGGCCGACGTACCCGGAGGGAAGCCGGAGTGGGCTTCGGCATCAATCATCGCGATCCTCACCCTCTGGGATCGACAGGAGTTCTCGTCTGCCAGAGAAAGCATCGTGAGGGCCGTCGTCACGAATCTCCATCTTCTGGATCTCAGTATGCAG GTGTCGTTGTTCAAGAGATTGCTCCTCATGGTGAGAAATTTGAGGGCAGAGTCGGACCGCATGCACGCTCTGGCATGCATTTGCCGAACGGCTCTTTGTGTCGATCTTTTTGCAAAGGAAAGTGTCCGAAGAGGTCAGAAACCTCTTCCTGGGACAGACATTACTTCACTTTTTGAGGATCTGAGGATAAAGGATGACTTGAATAGTATAACAAGCAAAAGCTTGTTCAGGGAGGAGCTAGTTGCTTCGTTGGTGGAGAGTTGTTTCCAGTTATCGCTTCCACTGCCTGAGCAAAAGAATTCTGGTACCGAGAGCAGAGTCATTGGAGCTTTGGCCTATGGAACTGGTTATGGTGCATTGAATTGGACGGAATCGGCATTGGAGGTTGTAGAGGTTTGTAGGCCTTGTGTTTTATGGGACTGTGATGGCCGGACTTATGCCATAGATTGTTATTTGAAGTTGCTTGTCAGGCTTTGTCACATCTATGACACAAGAGGAGGTGTAAAGAGGATCAAAGATGGTGCTTCTCAGGACCAGATTCTGAATGAGACAAGGTTACGGAATTTGCAACTGCAGCTTATCAAAGATCTTCGCGAG GTGCACACACCAAGAATAGCTGCACGCCTTATCTGGGCTATGGCTGAGCACTTTGATCTGGAAGGTTTGGATCCACTTCTAGCTGATGACCCTGAGGATCCACTAAACATTATTATATCAAATATGCACAAGGTGTTGTTCATCACAGATTCATCTGCATCTACCACAAATAGGCTTCAAGATGTGCAAGCTGTCCTTATATGTGCACAACGCTTAGGATCACGCCATCCCAGAGCAGGCCAGCTTCTAAGTAAAGAGCTCGAAGATTTTAGAAATAGTAACTTAGCTGATTCTGTGAACAAGCATCAATGCCGCTATATCTTGCAGATAATCAAATATGTCACTAGCCATCCAGAGAGCAG CATTGTCAGATGGACAGGTGTAGGTGAAGCTACAGGAGATTACCCATTTAGTCACCACAAACTCACAGTTCAATATTCTGAAGCATCTGCAGCACAAGATAGAAAATTGGAAGGATTAGTTCATAAGGCCATTCATGAGCTCTGGAGGTCAGATCCCAGTGAATTGAGCCTTCTACTAACCAAAGGCATAGATTCTACTTATCATAAAGTGCCTCCAAAAACAGTTACCCTGACTGGTAGTAGTGATCCGTGTTATGTTGAAGCATACCACTTGGCAGACTCAACAGATGGGAGGATTACGCTACATTTAAAG ATTTTAAATTTGACCGAACTAGAACTTAATAGGGTGGATATTCGGGTTGGATTATCTGGAGCTTTGTATTTTATGGATGCGTCTCCTCAAGCAGTTCGGCAGCTGCGCAGTCTTGTCTCCCAG GATCCAGTCCATAGTAGTGTGACTGTGGGTGTTTCACACTTTGAGAGATGTGCTCTTTGGGTTCAAGTAATATATTATCCATTTTTTGGAAGCAGTGGCACTGGAGAGTATGAAGGTGACTATGCAGAAGAAGATGCTCAAATCATGAGACAGAAGCGGACTCTAAAACCAGAACTGGGAGAGCCAGTGATTCTGAGATGTCAACCATATAAGATTCCATTGACTGAGCTTCTTTTGCCACATAAATCCTCTCCTGTCGAATTTTTTCGCCTGTGGCCAAGTTTACCAGCTATATTGGAGTACACAGGCGCATATACTTACGAAGGAAGTGGTTTCAAGGCAACTGCTGCGCAGCAATATGATTCCTCACCATTCCTCAGCGGACTGAAGTCACTGTCATCAAAGCCATTCCATCAAGTTTGCTCTCACTTCATTCGTACGGTGGCAGGGTTTCAA ATATGCTATGCTGCAAAAACTTGGTATGGTGGCTTCCTAGGGATGATGATTTTTGGTGCCAGTGAGGTGAGCAGAAATGTGGATCTTGGAGATGAGACAACCACCATGATGTGCAAATTTGTAGTCCGTGCTTCTGATGCATCAATCACAAAGCAAATAGAATCAGATATACAGGGATGGTTAGATGACATTACAGATGGGGGTGTAGAGTATATGCCAGAAGATGAGGTGAAGATTGCTGCAGCAGAGAGGCTAAGAATCTCGATGGAACGTATAGCCCTGCTTAAAGCAGCCAAACCAAAACCACAGCCTCCAAAAGTTGAAGAGgaaaaagtagaagaagaagaagaaaagaagaaagaaaacgtTGATGAAAATGGTCAACCCAAGGAGCCTTCAACCCTGTCAACTCTTACTGCCGAAGAAGCAGAGCACCGTGCTCTTCAAGCTGCGGTGCTACAAGAGTGGCATATGTTGTGCAAGGAGAAGGCTATCAAAGTTTAG
- the LOC105051861 gene encoding uncharacterized protein codes for MDFPPENDICSVCHEDFTLPCQANCSHWFCAHCILGVWHHGFAREPCKCPICRRTITLLIPAEAVQQQRHDPEVSQVLGNVERYNRLFGGGSPNLSQMLQDLPFFLRRMLTELMDPQRSLPFFFKARMVLALVLSSIYVLSPVDIIPEGVLGYVGFFDDLLILLIVFLYLTAIYRTILLNRHGG; via the exons ATGGATTTCCCACCGGAGAACGACATCTGTTCCGTCTGCCATGAGGACTTCACTCTCCCTTGCCAGGCCAATTGCTCCCATTGGTTCTGCG CACATTGTATTTTGGGGGTTTGGCATCATGGATTTGCCCGTGAGCCATGCAAATGCCCCATATGTCGCCGTACGATAACTCTACTGATACCTGCTGAAGCTGTGCAACAACAGCGCCATGACCCCGAAGTTAGTCAAGTCCTTGGAAACGTTGAAAGGTACAACCGCTTGTTTGGTGGAGGTTCGCCCAACCTCAGTCAG ATGTTGCAGGACCTTCCATTTTTCCTTCGAAGGATGTTAACAGAACTGATGGATCCTCAGAGATCACTTCCCTTTTTTTTCAAGGCACGAATGGTTTTGGCG CTCGTACTCAGCAGCATCTATGTACTGAGCCCGGTGGACATTATTCCGGAAG GAGTCTTGGGATATGTTGGTTTCTTTGATGACCTGCTCATACTGCTGATTGTTTTCCTTTACCTTACTGCTATCTACCGGACTATACTTCTGAACCGACATGGTGGCTGA
- the LOC105051860 gene encoding protein TPLATE isoform X2: protein MDILIAQIQADLRSNDALRQSGALLQALQQSAAGRDVSAVAKSVCEEIIASPASAVCKKLAFDLLRCTRLTPDLWDTVLSGVRSDLAFPDPDVAAAALSVLSAVPSHLLARLVHDAHREIASCFDSPADSLRLAAADALGCVLARDDIVLLCDASPALLDRVSAWWRRIATAALDRSDAVSRAAFDSLARLFQEFESKRMSRLAGDKLIDTENSLAIRSNWVVAAVDVIWLQRNALMARALVLPIESFRATVFPLVYAAKTVASGAVDIFRKLSKIAPPPDTSSSAEKLVGISDVVSHLLPFLSSLDPPLVFEVGINMLSLADVPGGKPEWASASIIAILTLWDRQEFSSARESIVRAVVTNLHLLDLSMQVSLFKRLLLMVRNLRAESDRMHALACICRTALCVDLFAKESVRRGQKPLPGTDITSLFEDLRIKDDLNSITSKSLFREELVASLVESCFQLSLPLPEQKNSGTESRVIGALAYGTGYGALNWTESALEVVEVCRPCVLWDCDGRTYAIDCYLKLLVRLCHIYDTRGGVKRIKDGASQDQILNETRLRNLQLQLIKDLREVHTPRIAARLIWAMAEHFDLEGLDPLLADDPEDPLNIIISNMHKVLFITDSSASTTNRLQDVQAVLICAQRLGSRHPRAGQLLSKELEDFRNSNLADSVNKHQCRYILQIIKYVTSHPESRWTGVGEATGDYPFSHHKLTVQYSEASAAQDRKLEGLVHKAIHELWRSDPSELSLLLTKGIDSTYHKVPPKTVTLTGSSDPCYVEAYHLADSTDGRITLHLKILNLTELELNRVDIRVGLSGALYFMDASPQAVRQLRSLVSQDPVHSSVTVGVSHFERCALWVQVIYYPFFGSSGTGEYEGDYAEEDAQIMRQKRTLKPELGEPVILRCQPYKIPLTELLLPHKSSPVEFFRLWPSLPAILEYTGAYTYEGSGFKATAAQQYDSSPFLSGLKSLSSKPFHQVCSHFIRTVAGFQICYAAKTWYGGFLGMMIFGASEVSRNVDLGDETTTMMCKFVVRASDASITKQIESDIQGWLDDITDGGVEYMPEDEVKIAAAERLRISMERIALLKAAKPKPQPPKVEEEKVEEEEEKKKENVDENGQPKEPSTLSTLTAEEAEHRALQAAVLQEWHMLCKEKAIKV, encoded by the exons ATGGACATCTTAATCGCCCAGATCCAGGCGGATCTCCGGTCGAACGacgccctccggcagtcgggcgCCCTCCTCCAGGCCCTCCAGCAGTCTGCCGCCGGCCGCGACGTGTCCGCCGTGGCCAAGTCCGTGTGCGAGGAGATCATCGCCTCCCCGGCCTCCGCCGTCTGCAAGAAGCTCGCATTCGACCTCCTCCGCTGCACCCGCCTTACCCCCGACCTCTGGGACACCGTCCTCTCCGGCGTCCGCTCCGACCTCGCCTTCCCAGACCCCGACGTCGCCGCCGCTGCCCTCTCCGTCCTATCGGCCGTGCCCTCCCACCTCCTCGCACGCCTCGTCCACGACGCCCACCGCGAGATCGCCTCCTGCTTTGACTCCCCTGCCGACTCCCTCCGGCTTGCCGCCGCCGACGCCCTCGGATGCGTCCTCGCCCGCGACGACATCGTCCTCCTCTGCGACGCCTCCCCCGCACTCCTTGATCGCGTCTCCGCCTGGTGGCGCCGCATCGCCACCGCCGCCCTCGACCGCTCCGATGCTGTCTCCCGCGCTGCCTTCGACTCCCTCGCCCGCCTCTTCCAGGAGTTTGAATCAAAGCGCATGTCGCGCCTCGCCGGCGACAAGCTCATCGACACCGAGAATTCCCTCGCCATTCGCTCCAACTGGGTCGTCGCCGCCGTCGACGTCATCTGGCTCCAGCGCAATGCGCTCATGGCCCGCGCCCTCGTCCTCCCCATCGAGAGCTTCCGTGCTACTGTCTTCCCCCTCGTCTACGCCGCCAAGACCGTCGCTTCCGGCGCCGTCGACATCTTCCGCAAGCTCTCCAAGATTGCACCCCCGCCTGACACCTCCTCCTCGGCCGAGAAGCTCGTCGGAATCTCTGACGTGGTCTCGCACCTCCTGCCGTTCTTGAGCTCGCTCGATCCGCCACTTGTCTTCGAGGTCGGGATCAACATGCTGTCGCTGGCCGACGTACCCGGAGGGAAGCCGGAGTGGGCTTCGGCATCAATCATCGCGATCCTCACCCTCTGGGATCGACAGGAGTTCTCGTCTGCCAGAGAAAGCATCGTGAGGGCCGTCGTCACGAATCTCCATCTTCTGGATCTCAGTATGCAG GTGTCGTTGTTCAAGAGATTGCTCCTCATGGTGAGAAATTTGAGGGCAGAGTCGGACCGCATGCACGCTCTGGCATGCATTTGCCGAACGGCTCTTTGTGTCGATCTTTTTGCAAAGGAAAGTGTCCGAAGAGGTCAGAAACCTCTTCCTGGGACAGACATTACTTCACTTTTTGAGGATCTGAGGATAAAGGATGACTTGAATAGTATAACAAGCAAAAGCTTGTTCAGGGAGGAGCTAGTTGCTTCGTTGGTGGAGAGTTGTTTCCAGTTATCGCTTCCACTGCCTGAGCAAAAGAATTCTGGTACCGAGAGCAGAGTCATTGGAGCTTTGGCCTATGGAACTGGTTATGGTGCATTGAATTGGACGGAATCGGCATTGGAGGTTGTAGAGGTTTGTAGGCCTTGTGTTTTATGGGACTGTGATGGCCGGACTTATGCCATAGATTGTTATTTGAAGTTGCTTGTCAGGCTTTGTCACATCTATGACACAAGAGGAGGTGTAAAGAGGATCAAAGATGGTGCTTCTCAGGACCAGATTCTGAATGAGACAAGGTTACGGAATTTGCAACTGCAGCTTATCAAAGATCTTCGCGAG GTGCACACACCAAGAATAGCTGCACGCCTTATCTGGGCTATGGCTGAGCACTTTGATCTGGAAGGTTTGGATCCACTTCTAGCTGATGACCCTGAGGATCCACTAAACATTATTATATCAAATATGCACAAGGTGTTGTTCATCACAGATTCATCTGCATCTACCACAAATAGGCTTCAAGATGTGCAAGCTGTCCTTATATGTGCACAACGCTTAGGATCACGCCATCCCAGAGCAGGCCAGCTTCTAAGTAAAGAGCTCGAAGATTTTAGAAATAGTAACTTAGCTGATTCTGTGAACAAGCATCAATGCCGCTATATCTTGCAGATAATCAAATATGTCACTAGCCATCCAGAGAGCAG ATGGACAGGTGTAGGTGAAGCTACAGGAGATTACCCATTTAGTCACCACAAACTCACAGTTCAATATTCTGAAGCATCTGCAGCACAAGATAGAAAATTGGAAGGATTAGTTCATAAGGCCATTCATGAGCTCTGGAGGTCAGATCCCAGTGAATTGAGCCTTCTACTAACCAAAGGCATAGATTCTACTTATCATAAAGTGCCTCCAAAAACAGTTACCCTGACTGGTAGTAGTGATCCGTGTTATGTTGAAGCATACCACTTGGCAGACTCAACAGATGGGAGGATTACGCTACATTTAAAG ATTTTAAATTTGACCGAACTAGAACTTAATAGGGTGGATATTCGGGTTGGATTATCTGGAGCTTTGTATTTTATGGATGCGTCTCCTCAAGCAGTTCGGCAGCTGCGCAGTCTTGTCTCCCAG GATCCAGTCCATAGTAGTGTGACTGTGGGTGTTTCACACTTTGAGAGATGTGCTCTTTGGGTTCAAGTAATATATTATCCATTTTTTGGAAGCAGTGGCACTGGAGAGTATGAAGGTGACTATGCAGAAGAAGATGCTCAAATCATGAGACAGAAGCGGACTCTAAAACCAGAACTGGGAGAGCCAGTGATTCTGAGATGTCAACCATATAAGATTCCATTGACTGAGCTTCTTTTGCCACATAAATCCTCTCCTGTCGAATTTTTTCGCCTGTGGCCAAGTTTACCAGCTATATTGGAGTACACAGGCGCATATACTTACGAAGGAAGTGGTTTCAAGGCAACTGCTGCGCAGCAATATGATTCCTCACCATTCCTCAGCGGACTGAAGTCACTGTCATCAAAGCCATTCCATCAAGTTTGCTCTCACTTCATTCGTACGGTGGCAGGGTTTCAA ATATGCTATGCTGCAAAAACTTGGTATGGTGGCTTCCTAGGGATGATGATTTTTGGTGCCAGTGAGGTGAGCAGAAATGTGGATCTTGGAGATGAGACAACCACCATGATGTGCAAATTTGTAGTCCGTGCTTCTGATGCATCAATCACAAAGCAAATAGAATCAGATATACAGGGATGGTTAGATGACATTACAGATGGGGGTGTAGAGTATATGCCAGAAGATGAGGTGAAGATTGCTGCAGCAGAGAGGCTAAGAATCTCGATGGAACGTATAGCCCTGCTTAAAGCAGCCAAACCAAAACCACAGCCTCCAAAAGTTGAAGAGgaaaaagtagaagaagaagaagaaaagaagaaagaaaacgtTGATGAAAATGGTCAACCCAAGGAGCCTTCAACCCTGTCAACTCTTACTGCCGAAGAAGCAGAGCACCGTGCTCTTCAAGCTGCGGTGCTACAAGAGTGGCATATGTTGTGCAAGGAGAAGGCTATCAAAGTTTAG